CCTGGTGCCAAGGTCTCATCTCCTCAGGTCCGGCCGCCCCTCTGGATGCCTGTGCTGTCCTCCTTTCCAACATCGTGCCCACCATGGCCTCCACTGACAAGAATGGCAGCAGCCTCCCATCTGTGTCTGGCAGCCGCCTGCAGAGCCGGAAGCCACCCAACCTCTCCATCACTATCCCGCCACCAGAGACCCAGGCCCCCAAGGAGCAGGATAGCATGCTTCCTGAGGTGAGGGGCTGCCCACACAGTACCTAGACCCACTCATCCACCCCAGTCTACTGACAGTCCTCCAGCCTCAACGTTCGCCTGAAGGCAGAGAGCAAGGCTTTGAACTCTGAAACTTGGGAGTTCTGTTGCCTGGTGGCCAAGGGACAAGGAACACTGTGAGAAGGGCCTTGTTGGAAAGCCTTGGCTCTGTCTGCTTACAGTTCCCCTCCCTGGCTCTGCAGGGTTGTGGGCTGTCTGTGGAGGCCTGAGTGGGCCAAGGGTCCCACAGTGCCAGCAGCCCACCCCTGCAGTGCCTTGTTCTTGGGGGGGATGGGTCATTGTTTACATCCATCTGGGACTCCTGTCCCATAAAGAGCTCATTGAAAACAGGCCGCAAATAGCGTGGGCTTTGCACACAGCCTGAGACATAAAGGAGAGCTATGTGGGGCCACCCGCTCACTCCGAGAGCGCTGTAAGACACGCGAGAAGAGGCAGGGCATCCTGGTGTATGGGCACATCATGGGTAGAGTGGGTTTGCTGGAGTACAGTGGAAaacatgtgttttgtttgttgagacagggtctcctgtagcccggGCTAGCCTCGAACTTGCTCCATAGTCAACAGTTACTTTGAACTGCTGATCCTTCTTGcactacctcctgagtgctgggtgctGTGTGTTCACCGCTGCACCTGCTGTGTGTAGTTGCTGGGacaggaacccagggcttcaggcatGCTGGGTACTctgccaacctgagctacatccccagacctTGCTAGAAAATGGCCACTTTAGGTTCAGAATGAGGGCCTGTGGAGGGAGTGGGTGCAGCCTGTGGCCTAGTGTTACAGTGCCCGGCCTGTTAGAGGGTCTGAGTTATGTCCTCaacactgaataaaaaggagtGAATGGGAACCCAAAAGCAGGCGGCAGGTAAGTGGACTAGACACACATTCATGTCCTCCTTGCCTCCCCACAGAGGCCCAAGAACCCAGCCTACCTGAAGAGTGTCAGCCTCCAGGAACCACGGGGACGATGGCAGGATGGCGCCGAGAAGCGCCCTGGCTTCCGCCGCCAGGCCTCCCTGTCTCAGAGCATTCGCAAGTGAGCACCCATGCCCTGCCAGGGCACCCCAGCAGCCTGCACACTGTGGGCGCCTGACCTCTCACGGGGCCTGAGCTCTGTGTCCCCTGTCCAGAGGTGTAGACAGACAGTGAGCAGCGGCTTCCGTGGAGGTGGACCGCCAGGATCTGATGTGATGGTgctaaggggggaggggagacggCAGACTGTGCACCTGACAGGAAGTTCCACAGCATGCTGCAGAGGGGTTCTCTAGTCTTCTGAATACAACCCCTGATGGGGGTAGCCTTCACTCTCAGCCTGGTCAATGGGCTGTAGTTGGGAACTCAGGGGCCTCAGGGAAGGCTGATTGATTCCCTAGGGCCCAGGGGTTCATGGCACCATCCATGGTACAGCGGTTACCCTGCatacacacaggagcacacatggCTCCCCCTCAAGTCTCCTCTGTTCCCCATACACACTGCCATCCCCTAGACCACCTTCCCtaaacacatgtgccatggcTTCCCATGTACCTTCACCCTCACCCTTACACGTGTGCATCAGGACGCGCGTGCACAGGTTTCCGCCCACACCATATCTGTTCTGCAGGGGCACGGCCCAGTGGTTTGGTGTCAGCGGCGACTGGGAGGGCAAGCGACAAAACTGGCATCGTCGCAGTCTGCACCATTGCAGCGTGCACTACGGTCGCCTCAAGGCCTCGTGCCAGAGAGAGCTGGAGCTGCCCAGCCAGGAGGTGCCATCTTTCCAGGGCACTGAGTCTCCAAAACCATGCAAGATGCCCAAGGTGGGCTCCCTGGAGGTGAGGGGCAGCAAGTGGCTCTCCCGGGGCCTGGGCAGCATTGCTCACCCACCGTCTCTTGCAGATTGTGGATCCACTGGCTCGGGGCCGGGCCTTCCGCCACCCAGATGAGGTGGACCGGCCTCATGCCGCCCACCCACCCCTGACTCCAGGGGTCCTCTCCCTCACATCCTTCACCAGCGTCCGCTCTGGCTACTCCCATCTGCCCCGACGCAAGAGGATATCCGTTGCACATATGAGCCTTCAGGCAGCCGCCGCCCTCCTCAAGGTAAGGCCTGCATTGAAAGATGCTTGTCCCCATCCACGGTAGCCTCTCCGCTCACCTACATGTCTGCCCTCTGCATCAGAGCAGTGAATGCATGCGTACCCTAAAACCCAGAACCTGTGTCCTTCAGACCCTAGTTCCCCTATGAGCTCCTCAGTGCCCCCTCTGTTTTAGGTTACGGGAGGAGTGGCGGGGAATAAAGGATCACACCAGTGGGAAGGGCCTGGTGAGCTGGGCCAAGAGGCTGCAGCGAGGGGACAAGGCCCCAGACTTGAGCATGACAGTATGGGAAGGAGAGGCTCTGTAGGGCTGGCTGCGGCCAGAGCCCCGTCCTGGCTTTCTGCTCTGAATAGTTCCTTCGGCCCATCCACTTATCCGATGCTCTGCGCCTTTGCCAACCTGGCCCTGGGCTTCTGGGTCCTCCTTGAAACTTCCGTTCCATGCCCAGGGGCGCTCCGTGCTAGATGCAACTGGACAGCGGTGCCGGATTGTCAAACGCAGCTTTGCCTACcccagcttcctggaggaggatgCTGTCGATGGAGCTGACACCTTTGACTCCTCCTTTTTTAGTAAGGCAAGCATGGGGCGTGGACTCTCTGGGCAGGGGATGGGGTGGCCTGAGAGCTGGGAGAAGTGACCTTGGCCTTGACTGTCCTGCCAGAATCCTGGGGAGTCCAAAGGCAGGATGCGGTATGTCCTTTGTGAGCCATTAGCCTGGGCTCCCTTAAAGGGGGGCGTGGTGTGCGGGATGAACCCTGGGAAAGTCAGTTCAGGGATGCCGAGCATGTGGCTTCCCTTCCATCCTGAGGAGACTGTATAGCTTTGTCTTGCCCTTGATTGAAGTGCTAGATGACAGTCGTTGGGGCAGCAGCTCCTTACACTGTCTTTGGTGTCCCCCTACTCCAGGAAGAAATGAGTTCCATGCCCGACGATGTGTTCGAGTCCCCCCCACTCTCTGCTAGCTACTTCCGAGCCGGAGGTGTCCCACGCTCTGCCTCCCCAGTCTCCCCGGATGGAGTGCAAATCCCGCTGTGAGTACGGGGTGGGGACTCTACAGTCCCTGCTAAGCCCCAGCAGGGTCCTCAGGCTGAGAGCCTTTGTCATCACCAGAAAAGAATACAGCAACCGAGCCCCAGGTCCCGGGAGCCAGCGTGGCAAGCGCATTGCCTCCAAAGTAAAGCACTTTGCATTTGACCGGAAGAAGAGGCACTACGGCCTGGGCGTCGTGGGCAACTGGCTGAACCGAAGCTATCGCCGTAGCATCAGCAGCACCGTGCAGCGGCAGCTGGAGAGCTTCGATAGCCACCGGTGAGCCCCGGGAGCGAGCCTGAGCAGAGGACCAAGAGGCTAGAGCTTCCAAACCACTCAGAGCCCTTTACcccaaacatggccccttctcAGTCAGTAAACATTTCAGGAGCACCTCCTGCAGGTCCTGCACGTAATGACAAGCTCCCAGGCACACTTACGCTTGGACTGTAGCCTGGAGAGAACCAGCTGGCACTGCTGCCTTATCCTCAACAAGGCCCCAAACAGCaagcagtcagtcagtcagtcaacaaACGTTGATCAAGCACAACTATATGCAGGCCCTGGGGCTGGCAAGACAGTGAGACTGGGggtgagtttgatccccagaactcattttaaaggaaggagagaagcgaCTCAACGaaaagtcctctgacctccacatgcctgcgagtcatgtgcacatacacacataccacacacacatacatacacatacacacacatacacacatacacatatacacatacatatacacatatacacacatacacacacatctttgaAGCCCAGCATGCtggcacatgcttttatttttagtatttaggaggcagaggtaaacaggtctatgagttcaaagctagccttgaCTAAATAGTGAGTCCTAGCTAATGCTCCATAGAGAAACATTGCCTCAAAGCCCAAGGCAGTTAAAAGAACAAAGGGAGCCGGAGCCTGGAGTGAGGGATTCTGGGGGAAGCTGGGCACAGAGATGTTCAGGGAAACTGGAGAAGATAAAAGAATGATGTCAGTGTGACCTGATAGGCATTCAACTCCAAATTATACAAAGTAAGAAATGGCAGGTGTGGCAGGCGAGCAActggggtggagacaggagcagaGGCCTGTGGGCCCCCCAAGGTGATGTGAAGTGTGCCCAGAGGCTCTGGGGCTTCCGGGGCTGTGGCCTGTTCCAGGAagcacagaggagaaaggaattTTGGGTGAGCACAGTAAGACTTGCCAGTTAGCAGCAGGGGTGGTTTTGACCTTCCGTGCTGTAGGCAGTGGGAAACCATCATGGGTTTGAACTGAGAGAGCTGCTCTCGGGGATGCATCTTCCAAGTTTCTATGGGGAAGGCTGAGCTGAGGTGATCCAAGAGCCTGGGAATGTCTGCCGTGCCCAGGTGAAGGGCATGATGGGCGGGGTGTGAGCGCTGCCAGGCTGACTAGAGACCTCCGCCTACAGGCCCTACTTCACCTACTGGCTGACGTGCGTTCACATCATCATCACCTTGCTGGTGATCTGCACCTATGGCATTGCACCCGTGGGCTTTGCCCAGCACGTCACCACCCAGCTGGTGAGTAGGGTTCCTCCTGGAGGGTCCCAGCCTCCCCCAAGGGGCCTCAGCACAGTGGGCACCAAGTATCACCCACCACAGCACGCTGGCCCAAGCTGGAGGTGCCTGAGGCTCACATAACCTGAGTCTTTCCTAGACGCCCTATTCTGGGgatacccccaccccacccccattcctctctctcaCACCCAGGGCTCTGGCTCCTCTAATGCCACAAACTACCTCCCTGATAGGTGCTGAAGAACAGAGGCGTGTATGAGAGCGTCAAATACATCCAGCAGGAAAATTTCTGGATTGGCCCCAGCTCGGTGAGGCCCAGGATGCTTGGGAGCCCTGTACCCTACCGCTCCACACTGGGCAGGTGGGTGGATGTGGGGTGCCCCGCCCCTTCTGAGTATGGAGTGCTGgctcactgcccctccccccactccagATTGACCTCATCCACCTGGGAGCAAAGTTCTCACCCTGCATCCGGAAGGACCAGCAAATTGAGCAGCTGGTACGGAGGGAGCGCGACATCGAGCGCACCTCTGGCTGCTGTGTCCAGAATGATCGCTCGGGCTGCATCCAGACCCTGAAGAAGGACTGCTCGGTGGGtccagcccctgcccctgctggcctccttccctccccagcaCAACAGCAAAGCCTGTTGGAAGCCAGGCTTGGAAGTTGGACAGTGGTTCCTAGAAGTACTCGAGTGATGGGGAAATGGGAATAGCCTTTGTCCTGGAGGGTTCGCTGCCCACGCCATCTGACTGACATGGCCTGACCTCCTGTCCACCCTCTAGGAGACTTTAGCCACATTTGTGAAGTGGCAGAATGATACCGAGCCCTCAGACAAGTCTGACCTGAGCCAGAAGCAGCCATCGGCGGTTGTGTGCCACCAAGACCCCAGGTACAGCCTAGAGCTTCCTATGGATCTGGAGTGGTGCCCAGCTGTTAGGGCTGCCTTCTGTGATGCTGGTGGTAGGTGTGGCAGGCTGGGGTGACCCAGCTCTTTATTTTGCCCAATCTAACCACTGCTTCCAGGACCTGTGAAGAGCCAGCTTCCAGTGGGGCCCACATCTGGCCTGATGACATTACCAAGTGGCCGGTGAGTAGGAGATGCATGGAGAAGTAGGATGAGGGTGGGGACAGCTGGCTTTCTGTCATGAGGCCCACTGCCATCGGTCCCCTCTCTCTTAGATCTGCACAGAGCAGGCCCAGAGCAACCACACTGGCTTGTTGCACATAGACTGTAAGATCAAAGGTCGCCCCTGCTGCATTGGCACCAAGGGCAGGTGAGCCGCCGGTGTCCCCATCCCCCGCAGGCTGATGCACCTCTGTaactgtcttctgttctctgcccttgggtgatgggggaggcagagactggggggCAG
The nucleotide sequence above comes from Arvicanthis niloticus isolate mArvNil1 chromosome 6, mArvNil1.pat.X, whole genome shotgun sequence. Encoded proteins:
- the Rhbdf2 gene encoding inactive rhomboid protein 2 isoform X1; the encoded protein is MASTDKNGSSLPSVSGSRLQSRKPPNLSITIPPPETQAPKEQDSMLPERPKNPAYLKSVSLQEPRGRWQDGAEKRPGFRRQASLSQSIRKGTAQWFGVSGDWEGKRQNWHRRSLHHCSVHYGRLKASCQRELELPSQEVPSFQGTESPKPCKMPKIVDPLARGRAFRHPDEVDRPHAAHPPLTPGVLSLTSFTSVRSGYSHLPRRKRISVAHMSLQAAAALLKGRSVLDATGQRCRIVKRSFAYPSFLEEDAVDGADTFDSSFFSKEEMSSMPDDVFESPPLSASYFRAGGVPRSASPVSPDGVQIPLKEYSNRAPGPGSQRGKRIASKVKHFAFDRKKRHYGLGVVGNWLNRSYRRSISSTVQRQLESFDSHRPYFTYWLTCVHIIITLLVICTYGIAPVGFAQHVTTQLVLKNRGVYESVKYIQQENFWIGPSSIDLIHLGAKFSPCIRKDQQIEQLVRRERDIERTSGCCVQNDRSGCIQTLKKDCSETLATFVKWQNDTEPSDKSDLSQKQPSAVVCHQDPRTCEEPASSGAHIWPDDITKWPICTEQAQSNHTGLLHIDCKIKGRPCCIGTKGSCEITTREYCEFMHGYFHEEATLCSQVHCLDKVCGLLPFLNPEVPDQFYRIWLSLFLHAGIVHCLVSVVFQMTILRDLEKLAGWHRISIIFILSGITGNLASAIFLPYRAEVGPAGSQFGLLACLFVELFQSWQLLERPWKAFFNLSAIVLFLFICGLLPWIDNIAHIFGFLSGMLLAFAFLPYITFGTSDKYRKRALILVSLLVFAGLFASLVLWLYIYPINWPWIEYLTCFPFTSRFCEKYELDQVLH
- the Rhbdf2 gene encoding inactive rhomboid protein 2 isoform X2 — encoded protein: MQLDSGAGLSNAALPTPASWRRMLSMELTPLTPPFLEEMSSMPDDVFESPPLSASYFRAGGVPRSASPVSPDGVQIPLKEYSNRAPGPGSQRGKRIASKVKHFAFDRKKRHYGLGVVGNWLNRSYRRSISSTVQRQLESFDSHRPYFTYWLTCVHIIITLLVICTYGIAPVGFAQHVTTQLVLKNRGVYESVKYIQQENFWIGPSSIDLIHLGAKFSPCIRKDQQIEQLVRRERDIERTSGCCVQNDRSGCIQTLKKDCSETLATFVKWQNDTEPSDKSDLSQKQPSAVVCHQDPRTCEEPASSGAHIWPDDITKWPICTEQAQSNHTGLLHIDCKIKGRPCCIGTKGSCEITTREYCEFMHGYFHEEATLCSQVHCLDKVCGLLPFLNPEVPDQFYRIWLSLFLHAGIVHCLVSVVFQMTILRDLEKLAGWHRISIIFILSGITGNLASAIFLPYRAEVGPAGSQFGLLACLFVELFQSWQLLERPWKAFFNLSAIVLFLFICGLLPWIDNIAHIFGFLSGMLLAFAFLPYITFGTSDKYRKRALILVSLLVFAGLFASLVLWLYIYPINWPWIEYLTCFPFTSRFCEKYELDQVLH